The stretch of DNA TGTGGCAAAAAAGATTTGTACGtcgaaatgaaacatttttcgcGCAAAAGAACGTTTGAATCTGTGATCCTACAGGGAGCAGAAGTAGCCAAAACGAAATTCATAACAAGAAGCATCAACAGGCCCAGAGTATGAAAGCTGTACGATACGATGTTCACAATTTTGAAGTGCATagcaatggacgacgaaacataCGTGAAATTCGACTATAAATCCTTGCCAGGGCCCAACACCAATTCAAGTCGAAAAATTCAGTAAAAATGCGATTTCTACCCATAATTCGTAGCCACAAGCATTCTGTTGTCTTCTGGCTAGATTTTTCGTCTGGCCATTACGCGAAATCAAAATTCGATCCGAAGGACATCTTGCAGTCTCTTGCGTGCCGATCGAACTAATAATTTGTTCGAAAGCGTTCATCGTACATTCTTGAACCAGTCCTTTACTTTGTATTCCACTTCTATTAAGGAGTGTATTTAAAAGTAGTCTTAAACttccaaacatcaaaataaaactgaaaacgttcagaaagtgtttacaaaagtgaattttattaaagaatattaaatttacatagcaatgaaatgaaaaaataagcttattgttgatttctaaaaaatgaTCGAACCATAGATTTAACTTCATTCATCAAATTCTGCACAGTAGCCTTTGTGCATTTTCTGGACGCTACAGACCAATTCTTCTTGAACTCTGACATATCATTAGACACTGtactttccttcttgaaattggccttgacaattgcccagtaACGTTCAATTGGCCGCAGTCGGGGATGTCTTCTtcaaacattttgaaaaaagttgacGATCACATGCCAATCGTGCAAATGGCTTGCCAAACGAGTACTTCTTGGCCAACATTTTCCATCGCAACATTTTCCAACAGTCGTATCCGCTAATGGTACACTCTCTCCAATCGTTTTGGTGTAAAATTGAGGTCccggcagcgttctggaatcttctttaacgtatgtttcgtcatccatgagaatgcattggttgggattgttcaaaatacgctTTCGAGCACGTGTTTTAGCGCGATCTTGCTGCTCCGGTATTTGTTTggccacttcttgttttttataGGTCTTTAGATCATTTATCTGTTTAATCCGCTGAATCATCCCAACATTGGTTTTGAACTTCTTGGTCAAATCACGAATAGACGCAGAATGCGTTCAAACACTGATGGTCCGTTATTCTCGTTCAGGATAGTTTCGCGACGCGATTGTAAACAAGTGAACCTATTCTGACAACAAATGCTTAATGTGGTTATATACGCTCTTAGTGTGGTTCAGTGGAAGTTCGAAAATTTCGTTCAATCTTCAGCATTTCCTGGAGGAGTTCGGCCTTGTTTGGAAACCGGTTGTCATCAATTTAAAAGAAATCTAAATCTTCACCCTTATTCTAGGACCCGATCGTATCAGAGTTAATCGAATGGAATTCAGTTTTTCATTCTGAATTTCTTTCGGATTCAATCAAATCGAGTCGTGCAAATGTGGTAACCTTACCACGCAATTTGACATTGGCGACATTAAACTGGgtattccatttctgtgaagcgaaaataaaaattcacgtTTAAAATAATAATGTCAAATATGTATTATATGTAATAGAGTGATACATTTCCTGCAAGTGTTGATGAatcaaaaatggacaaaaattttGTCTGACAGTAATTTCCGTCAAACActacggttttttttttatacatagtTGAGTAAGAGCCAGCTCTACGTCTTCTAAGCATTCAAAAACatcaagttataatttttttttgggcctACTAATCTGAAAAGAAATAAGTTCATCaatacggatgaattattttgacgtttgttttgtaCCAAGGCAGTTTTTAGTTTACagggaaaaacacaaaatataaaaaaaaaatatttattgggagctaaaaatcaattcttGTCACTTATTTTTTAAAGATTACTTCATATGAAGTCCAATTTTGAGTTACTTTTTGTAGCATATCGGCTCGCATTTCACCGATAACAAGTGTGATGTTGCTGGTTTTCGGTATAAACATTTGACACCCCCACAAAAATAGTCCAacagcgtcaaatcgcacgatcTAGACGGCCAATTCAATGGTTCAAAACGAGAGATGAATTGCTCACCAAATTCATTGCGCAATAAGTCCATCGTTTCGTGTGCTGCGTGACATGCGGCACCATCTAATTGAAACCAAATGGCAACCAGATTTAGCTCGTGTATTTTCGAGAGTAAAAAGTTGGAAATAATTGCACCATAGCGATCACTTTTGACAGTAACGTTATTCTCATCTTCTTTTTGAATAAGTATGGACCAATGATTTGTTCGGCTATTTTTTCGGGAAGAACTAGCAGCTCTTGTAATGCTTGTGGCTGCCAATCGGATCAAATACGGCAATATTGATTATTAACGTATTCGTTCAACAAAAAGTCTGCTCCATCGATAAGTGTATTTAAAAGTAgtttagtgtttagtgtttTAGTGTTTCGATATAACAAGAAAAACAACAACATATTTTTACAGAACATTAATTTTGATAATTAATTCAATGATTTGTGAGTTGTTGTCCAATGAAACGAGCAATAAAACtacacatttttaattttgacaTATGGCAAAAATCAAGCGCGTTCTGTCAAAAACAATGCACTGAGAAAAACCAAACTGATTATACAATGCAAAAAACGATTTCGATCGAGTCGTGAAGTCcgatcggattccggaataagggtgCTTATATTGCACAGTCAGCTTAGAATGCTAACGACAAAAAATATcatgaaatttgaatttgaatgataACACATACGATTGGATATTGAAAGCGTTATCTTTTTGTTCATGTAGTATGtgtgatgttttgttttcataGCATGAAGCAATAAGGATGTAAGTTTTGCTGATTGATGCAGTTCGAAGCAGTTGTCGAAGATAGTTTCCGCCCAAAAACACTTTTCGTATCAGCGAACCAATGCATTGTGTAATAGCAAGTGTGTACTACTGCTCTTTCTCTGGTACTACTTGACTTACCAAATACACTGGATTCTTTACGCGTTACTCTCGAaattacgcgtttttttttacgcgattctctcgaaattacgTGCTATTTGGCACTGCCCACCGTCGCTTCGTTGGGAAAGAAAGAGAAATAAAGAAATTTGTCAATAGCGTGTGAGAGTGTGGTTGTGACAAGCGCGCGCCTGTGATGGGGCAATccttttttacgcgattctctTGAAATTAAGCAATTTGCTCGAACTGAGGCGATTTTTTTTGCGCGTACGCATCAGTCGCGTAAAAAAAGCGTTCAGTGAActaagtaccgttatctatcatCCATAGAAGTCCCATATTAACTAGTGAACAGGTTcattggacattaaaattcgatAAGGAAAAGTGTAAACTGATACATGGTTGAATAAAGTGTAAGATTGGTGAGATTCTTCGCTGttgtggctgagagcagacaaacgaccgcgaAGGGTTGAAATGCACACATTTCATACATTCTGCAACATTTTAAGAGTAGGTCTTATGACTATTTATGGATTAGGAAACCGATCAACTTTATCAGCTACTTTACGCGAGCTAAGTGGACATGGTTACAAAAATATTTGCAAAAACAGAGAAtctcgcgtaatttttgaaaagaaccTATCTGCTTCTCTTCATTGACTAACACTTTCAATAACCACGGCCTTGTAGACATATTTTGAGCCAGTTTGGTAatatagtttgataaacgaggctCTCTTTACAATCCTGAtcgtcgaacacatcaggaagTGCTTTTACCGCGAAGTTATTAACGAAAGAGAATGTTGaagaagagaatcgatcaatgtaAAAAAGTTTCTTTCAAAggttcagatattttttttagaaaacaaGCTATTATATAACAATAATAAAACAGGACACATTGATATTTTCATGTTGACGATTTTGAAGTTGTTTGTTCTGATACGTCATAAACGTAGTTTATGTATCCACACTTACAAAGTTTCAATATCGCTTGAGGTGGATGAATCCCGTCACTCATGCTCAATTTCAAAGTTCGGTCATTTTAAATAATACAATGTACCATCTTCTATTCGTCTTCTAAAATCACACAAAGTGCGATTGGGAGCTCCGCCGCCAAACTTCAATCCCATTCGATGATAGCTCACCCCTGTCGTGTCTTCCAATTCTGTTAGGTTCTCAATAACAAATCCACGTGATCCCGGACCCTCGCAGCAATTCTTCAttccaacagcagcagcagcacaacGGAGAGGGGTTTAAAGGAGGTGTGGTTTCGGACCCACAGACTTTTCTTCCCTCTCTCCCTCTTtgccaaaaaaaacatttccagCCTCCTCTAATAATTCGAGCACTCGCACGCATTGTGTTGGTGTTTGTTGGGAATTTGGTGTAATTTGTCTTGTGGGAAGTGCTCTCCATAGTCAAACCCTTCCCtcaaccaccaccaccaccaccagaaACAGCAACAGCGTGCGcggtattctttttttttttgttgcgattcTATGAAGAAAACGCAAGAAGGAAACTGCGAAAAAGGAGatgatgttttttctcaaattcgaAGGGTTGAACTATTTAAACTTCTTGATAAGTTATTGTAAAATTCTCTAGGGTTGTAACGGTTTCAGCAGTAGGTATCCttttatgtttgaaaataattccTCGTCTAGCGCAATTTTTTCCCGTTTCCTCCCTTCCATCTTGATATAAGAATACTTTTTTTCCAAAGCGGAATGGtagagaaagagaaaataaaTGGCTTGAAAACAAGACCGTTATGAATGATAAACACGCATTAAAATTCTTCCGAAgaatatttcaaatttaataatTGTACATGTATTCTAATCTCGAATTTATTTATTCCCATTACAGTGGTGGAAACGTCTACTCCTTCGAACGAAGCTGAACTTCAGCTGTATAGAGTGCTACAGAGAGCAAGTTTGTTGAGTTACTATGACACATTGCTCGAGATGGGTAAGTTGAAGCATTGAATGTAACATTGAATGATTCCGATTAACCGTATTCATCCTTTTCAGGTGGTGACGATCTGCAACAACTATGTGAGGCATGCGAGGAGGAGTTTCTGGAAATAATGGCACTAGTTGGGATGGCATCAAAACCACTGCATGTGCGACGATTGCAGAAAGCACTCCAGGAATGGGTCACGAATCCAGCGGCGTTTCAAACCCCTCTCAATAATGTGGAACCACCAGCCCGCCTATCGTACAGCCCTGGGGCAGGATCGATAGCCCGCAGCGTTGGGAATTACTCAGTTGCATCCACTCCATCGTCTAGCTTCGTGAGCAATCCTTCGTCCAGTACAAATTTTCAGCCCTCCTCACTAGGACATCTTGCCACTAGTCTAAGCAGCAGCATTGGCAGCAACGTTATCAGCCCAATCGGATCGATCGGATCGACCACAACCAGTTCGCTGCAGCTGAATCCCAGCCTAACCGAAGATCAAGTTACGAAAATAATCCTAGCAGCGGAACGCCTATCTCGAACGATCCCGCGACACCTCGAGCCCCGGCAACAGAATGTCAAAAAACGTACCACGCGTGATCTTGAGCAAGTGATCGCAATGAACGAAAGCGATCCGCGCCGCATGGAGGAAATTCGGAAGTATTCCGCTATCTACGGTCGTTTTGACTGCAAACGGCGTCCGGAGAAGCCTCTGACGCTACACGAACTGTGTGTTAACGAAGCAGCGGCACAGATATGTAAATGTGTTCCAGCTTTGCTCACGCGTCGCGATGAACTCTTCCCGCTTGCCAGACAGGTCGTCAAAGAGTGTGGGTTTGGTCATTCTGCCAGTATTCGTCTCACCGGCTTCTGGTAAGCAAACATTCAATGCTCGAAACAACTTACAGACAACTAACAATATATTCTCTATCTTGCAGTCAATCCCAATCCGGTCGACACGAAGAGGTGGATGCTGCCCAGCAGATGAAGCGAGCACGTCTCTCAAGTGACACCAGTTCCGACCTCGGAAAGGTAGATACACTTTACCCAAGACGATGATCGTTCGATCCAACGCTGCTTAGAGTGCTTTTCTTTGGCGTTATTATTATGCTTTCGGTTTTCGGATTGATGAGCTCACCATGTTTTCGGCTCTCGAAATTACGCTTTCGTTTCTTCTGTTGCAGCTTTCCTCCACAACACCTACTACTATTgccacaacaacagcaacgcagtATATGTGCTTATGAGCTTCCGCTTCCGCTGCTAACGGTTTGCGCAGGAACTCGCAAGTGGACCTTCCACGACGAGGCGCAAGACGCTAGACGCTTTGCATAGTTCTTCCCGCTTTGCATATAGTTCTCACGCTGCGAAATTAACATGGCTTCCGTTATGTTTCTGTTTATTCGTTGTCTTGCATAGTTACCATGATCAGCCTTTAAGTATccttttatttattgttattttattttattttttatctgtttaccacattgtttatttatatagatttttttttctttgttttcgtttttcgtgCAGTAGTTTTATATGATTTTTAagtagagttgtgcatgaaatCACTGTCAAACTGTGTTATCGAGTTCAAACAAGCAATTCCCAAAATTGCCAGTAGATGAAAATATTAATATAaaaagaacaatgaaaaaactttctgttttccaaaaaacgttttcagctTTTTGGAGAAAgaaacatttttctttttttcgctATGAAACAAACTTTGTACAAACGTAATCTTTTGTGATACTAAACATTGTAAACTCAAATTCGAATTACTATTtgagaaattagaaaaaaaaatcgagctgTAGAGCATGTGTTGTGTGCAATATTAAATTGTTGTTCCCAGTTAAGTTTATTGTTGAATATAGTTGAAGCCCGTAGCATAACAATATTCGGAGATGTACTAAGAAGTTCCCTGTTTTAGCTAATCAATTTCAATCACTCTCCGATTTTATAGAAACTCTATACATGTGGCGGTGGCCGCCAAAAATGTCATAGtccagtttacagtttacagggCAAGAAATGTTTCCAGCATAGCATTGAAGCGTTTTTTTATGTATTCTTCATAATAGTACACTTTTAGCTTCATTCATTCCATCCAGTGATCTGCTTTGGCTTAGCAGATCCAAACATTGCCGTTAAGTTGTTACACATTCCCATTTTACCGACCCTAATCCGGAATCCAATCGGATTCGAAATTCGATCGGTTCTCgcgattcaatcgaattcgactTTTATATTCAGTAATCCGATCGACTCATATCCAATCGACATGTGCAAATATGGCAACTTTGTCACGATTCAAAACAAACTGAGTCAAAATGAGTCATCCGTGTTTGTGAAGCAATTTACTATTTATCAGATTTTGGAATGCGTTGAAATTTGGACGTAAATCATTACTTCATATTTTTTGAATACATTAAACACGTAGTTCTGACCATTACCTTACCATTTTTCCATGAATTCCCAGAAGTACAAACTCTCTGTCAGATCGATtgaactcaaaaaaaaactttatcaaCTCACCACGATGCCATCTATGTATCAATACAGGAAACTTTTCAGTTACAATTAAAGACCTTCGGTTCACTCTGTCAACTCGTGGACAGAATGGCACGTGTCTGATCCGTGCGACCGCAGAAGAACGCAATTAGAATTACAACTACGCATGGCTTCGCAAACGCAAACATAGAAGCAAAACTATGTGAGGATATTTTTCAcccataaccttcaaacggtgaTATGATGACGGAGGAAAACATTGAGGTTACAAAATATTTCATGAATTCTACACCACATCATAGAGCAATGAGCGGATCTCTTCCCGGGCTTGCGGTCGGTTATAACGTTTCTCAATCATTCCATACTTTCAACCATCAACAAAGACTGAGCTATAACACTTATATAATTTCATAACAATTTACAAAAT from Toxorhynchites rutilus septentrionalis strain SRP chromosome 3, ASM2978413v1, whole genome shotgun sequence encodes:
- the LOC129775322 gene encoding NGFI-A-binding protein homolog isoform X2, which translates into the protein MCLVNLQSVMEQRPISPPTTVSSGVIVQSCAQVDDSSSLLGGGSSASVRSLSDNNLSSTTASVNKPKIISSAAGSTTATPVKASTGASTTASATTSCVPSPILSPPRKIWGRNNNGTMVETSTPSNEAELQLYRVLQRASLLSYYDTLLEMGGDDLQQLCEACEEEFLEIMALVGMASKPLHVRRLQKALQEWVTNPAAFQTPLNNVEPPARLSYSPGAGSIARSVGNYSVASTPSSSFVSNPSSSTNFQPSSLGHLATSLSSSIGSNVISPIGSIGSTTTSSLQLNPSLTEDQVTKIILAAERLSRTIPRHLEPRQQNVKKRTTRDLEQVIAMNESDPRRMEEIRKYSAIYGRFDCKRRPEKPLTLHELCVNEAAAQICKCVPALLTRRDELFPLARQVVKECGFGHSASIRLTGFCQSQSGRHEEVDAAQQMKRARLSSDTSSDLGKENSDDNRDLSAGSLYQHMGDKPFDMTESNSLDPNLMTQILDLVLAIQVRHQFKLEME
- the LOC129775322 gene encoding NGFI-A-binding protein homolog isoform X1, with product MCLVNLQSVMEQRPISPPTTVSSGVIVQSCAQVDDSSSLLGGGSSASVRSLSDNNLSSTTASVNKPKIISSAAGSTTATPVKASTGASTTASATTSCVPSPILSPPRKIWGRNNNGTMVETSTPSNEAELQLYRVLQRASLLSYYDTLLEMGGDDLQQLCEACEEEFLEIMALVGMASKPLHVRRLQKALQEWVTNPAAFQTPLNNVEPPARLSYSPGAGSIARSVGNYSVASTPSSSFVSNPSSSTNFQPSSLGHLATSLSSSIGSNVISPIGSIGSTTTSSLQLNPSLTEDQVTKIILAAERLSRTIPRHLEPRQQNVKKRTTRDLEQVIAMNESDPRRMEEIRKYSAIYGRFDCKRRPEKPLTLHELCVNEAAAQICKCVPALLTRRDELFPLARQVVKECGFGHSASIRLTGFCQSQSGRHEEVDAAQQMKRARLSSDTSSDLGKENSDDNRDLSAGSLYQHMGDKPFDMTESSKFSFTRSEFDDTDSRFSFSNSSSSPVQTGNGIDRDAAHNDFLDNPRHSMRSLIQHDGSLGVQVISSSGGHIIAVANPALALSPALSETITIKREATSPDL